TAGAAGAAGAAAGAACAGCAAGTTGAATTGAAACGGACTCTAATCTGAGCTTCCCGGCCCGGAAATGCGCTCAATCTCCGGTGCTCTCGACCATGGGAAGCGGCTCTTCTTCGATCACGCCAAGTTTGGGCTTTACTTCCGCTCGTGTGACCAGGGCGACGGCGGCAATGATGGTGGCACTTCCCGCCAGGATGTAGGCGTCCACGCGCTCCTGCAGCACAATCCATCCCAAAAACACGGCCACAACTGGATTAACATATGCATAGGTCGAGACCTTGGACATCTGCACGTGCTGCAGCAGCCAAATATAGGCGCTGAAACCCACCCACGATCCGAACACTACGAGGTATGCCAGGGCTCCGATTCCCTTCGGACTCCACACTGCCCGGCGAGGTTCACCCAGGGCGAATGCGAGTACCAGGTTGACGGCGCCTCCGAAAACCATCTCCCAGCCGCTGGCCACAAAGGGATTGATTCCCTTTTGCCAACGCTTAGAAAACGAGGATCCCAGCGCCCACGCCAAGGACGCCGCTACCAGCGCCAGAGAATAGACCAGTTCTTTCGTCCCCAGAGCGCTGGTGGCGGTCAGCTGCGGCCATAGGAGAACGACTATGCCTGCAATTCCCAGCCCCAGGCCGGCGATACCTTTGCCTGATACACGGTCGCCGTGAAATACCCAGGTCTCCAGCACGAGAAACCAGAGAGGAATGATGGCTACGATCAGGGCGGCCAGCCCACTAGGCACAACCAATTCGGCGCGCGCAAGGGTGGCGTTGGCGCAAGTCAGCAACAGTATGCCGATAATAGCCAGGCGAAGCGCCTCGATCGCGGTGATTCGCACCTTACGGCCCGAAAGGGCACAGTAGGCAAGCATCAGCGATCCAGCGATCAGGAATCGGACGGCCGTCATTACGAAGGGCGGCAAATACTGGACAGCCAGCCGTATTCCCAGATACGTGGAACCCCAGAACACGTATACCAGGGCAAACGCCAGGATGACGCGAAAACGATGCTGTTCGGATGAAGACATGGATCCCCAGCCCTTGCGGTTACTAAACAGACGCTGCCAGACACCTTCCGGACTCGATAAATCATTGCTTTGATCCCGTCAGATGCACCCGAGCTGGGGAATTCGTACCTCACAACCAGCCGGTCAGACCCGGAAGTCATCTTTCATTACTCGGGAAAGGAGCCCAAACTGGGCTTATCCACAAGAAGGAGCAGAGGTTTGGGGGTTACGCCGTCGAAAATGCCGGGCTATAATGCCAGCTGGAGTGAAAGAGTGCGCTGGCACGGTAAATATCAGGGTCTGGTCGAGGCGGCTCCGCCTTGTGCTCTGCGCATTCGTCTAAGCTATCCCCGAGTTGGGCTTAATCTCCTTCCTTCTAACGCCCGGCCATTCCTCTTCGGTTGCGACTAATCACCTGCTCCTGCTGAGCCGTTAGTTTTTTCCGCAACATTTCCCGGCACGGCTTCGTGCGCAACCATTTTGGAGGTTCGTATGTCCACAAAGACTCTGGTTCCCGTCGGCCCCAACATCCGCACGGCGCTTCCCGGTCCGAATGCCAAGCGCGTGCTGGAGGGCGACGCCACATATATTTCGCCGTCTTATACCCGTTCATATCCACTGGTCGCCAAGCGCGGCCACGGCGTGATGGTCGAGGATGTCGATGGCAACGAATTTCTCGATCTTGCCGCGGGTATTGCTGTGTGCTCTACCGGGCACTGCCATCCCGAGGTGGTGAAGGCGATTCAGGAGCAGTCGGCTGAGCTCATTCACATGTCTGGGACCGACTTCTATTACGAGCACATGATCACGCTGGCGGAGCGTCTTTCGAAAATCGCGCCGATGCCCGGACCGCATAAGTTTTACTACGGCAACTCCGGCGCCGAGGCAATCGAAGCTGCCATCAAGGTCGCTCGTTATCACACCAAACGACAGAACATTATCGCGTTCTATGGCGCATTTCACGGCCGCACCATGGGTGCGCTGTCGCTGACAGCCTCGAAGCCCCAGCAGAAGCGGCGCTTTTCCCCGCTGATGCCGGGTGTCACGCACGTGCGTTTCCCCAATGCCTACCACGATTGCGCAACTGGAACGCAGGATGCGGATCAGTATGCTCTTGAATGTGCCCGCTTCATCGAAGAGAAGCTGTTCAAGACCTCGCTGCCACCGGAGGAGGTGGCTGCGATCTTCGTGGAGCCGATCCAGGGCGAGGGCGGATACGTGGTTGCACCTACCGTTTTCCTGCAGGAATTGCGCAAGATCTGCGACCGGCACGGAATCCTGCTAGTGGGGGATGAGGTTCAGTCCGGCGTCGGCCGCACCGGAAAATGGTGGGCGATCGAGCACTCCGGCGTGCAGCCCGATATTGTTTGCATCGCGAAAGGCATCGCCTCGGGTATGCCGCTGGGCATCACCATGACGCGTGGCGAAATCATGGACTGGATTCCCGGTTCGCACGCTTCCACTTTCGGGGGTAACCCGGTGGCAATCGCAGCGGCCTTGGCGACACTCGATGTGCTGGAACGGCAGGGCATGAAGAATGCAGCCGCTGTTGGTGACCACATGATGGAACGGATGCGCACCTGGCCGTCCACAGTTCCTTTGGTCGGAGAGGTGCGCGGGCGAGGGCTCATGATCGGGGTCGAGATTGTGAGTGACAAGCGCCAGCGGACCGCTGCCCCGGAACTGCGCGACAAGATCGTGCAGGCCGCCTTCCTGAAGGGACTGCTGATTCTGGGCTGTGGTCCCAACACCGTGCGCGTGGCTCCGCCGCTGATCATCACCCGCGAGCAGGCGGATGTGGCCATGGACATAATGGAGGACTGTCTGAAAGAGGTGGCGAAGCACGCCTAGACTGGGTTGCAAGGTCGCGGTTTTCGGCACTTGAGCGGACGGGGAATATGAATCCCGTCCGCTTCGCCTTTCTGAACCGGAAACGAACAGATCGTTATTCGAGAAGACTCAGAGCCACACTGTAATAGTTGCCACAGGTCTCTCCGGCGGACAAAATTGCCAACTCGACAGAAAAATCGTTAAACTTCCGGCTCTAAGGCGATCTTTTGTCGGTTCGCGGGCCTTGAGTCGTGGGCCGTGGGAGATGTGCCAGTGCCCACTCGGGTGTTGGAAATCGCCGTTAAACTTGCGGATCGCATCGTTTCTGCCCTGCCCGGGCGTTCGCAACCACAGAACCGTCCTCAGCATCTACTTACAGCGGAGGCCGGTGAGGACGCCGCTTATTTCTATCTCAGCCGCTTAGGTTACAGAATCGTGGCCAGGCGATATCACTCCTCACGCGTGCGAGGTGACATCGATCTGATCGGCTGGGATGGCGATGTGCTCTGTTTCGTGGAAGTGAAGACCCGCACCACGCGCAGCGTGATGCCCGCAGAAGCCGCTGTCAATCACGCCAAGAAGAGATATCTGTCTCGCCTGGCGCAAGAGTACTTGCGGCGGTTACCGGTGATACCGGCTTTTCGCTTCGACATTTTGAGTGTTTACTGCGAAAATCAGACATCGACTCCGGAATTTCATCTTTATAAGAATGCCTTTCCGCTGGTCTAGCTGGAGTCTTTGCCAGCATGGGTGAGAGGATTAAAAATTGCCCGAATTAAGAAAAGACCCGATTGTAGGCCGGTGGGTGATCATCTCCACTGACCGGGCCAAGCGGCCCACCGATTTTGTTCGCGAACGTGTACAAAACAAAGGCGGGTTCTGCCCCTTCTGCTATGGGAATGAATCGAAAACGCCCCCTGAAGTGCTCGCCTATCGTCCCAGCAACAATGGCGGACCTCCGCCGCGACGCGATACTCCCGGATGGACCGTGCGGGTCGTGCCCAACAAATTTCCTGCCCTGGGAATTGAAGGCAACCTTAATCGCCAGGCTGAGGGCATGTTCGACAAGATGAACGGTATCGGCGCCCACGAAGTCATCATCGAGGGGCCGGATCATAACGCCACCCTGGCGACGCTTCCGGATAAGCGCATCGAGGATGTGCTGTGGGCGTTTCGCGATCGCATCCTCGACCTCAAGCAGGATCGGCGCTTCAAATACATCCTGATCTTCAAGAATCACGGCGAAGCTGCGGGGGCATCGCTCGAGCACTCGCATTCCCAGTTGATCGCTCTGCCGATTCTGCCTAAGCAGGTCGCGGAGGAGTTGGAAGGTGCCAAGCAGTACTACATCTACAAGGAGCGCTGCGTCTTTTGTGATGTGATCCGGCAGGAGAGCGAGACCGGCGCGCGCGTAGTAGGAGAGAACGCAGATTTCCTGACCATTGCGCCCTACGCCCCGCGGTTCCCGTTTGAGACCTGGATTCTGCCCAAGCGTCACGAATCGTCGTACGAGAACTCGTCGTCCTCGATGTACGAGAACCTGGCGCGCTCGATCAAGACGCTGCTGAACAAGGCCGATCTGGTGCTCGATACGCCGGCGTACAACCTGGTGCTGCACACCTCGCCGGTGCAGGACCCGCAGAACGATCACTACCACTGGCACATCGAGTTCATGCCCAAGCTGACCAAGACGGCGGGATTCGAGTGGGGCACCGGCTTCTACATCAATCCCACGCCGCCGGAAGAGGCCGCACGCTTCCTGCGCGAGGCCAGCATTGAAACGCCGCAGACAGTGGGAGTGTAGGCGGGAAAACTGAACGAAGATGGACGAAGGGCGCCAGAGTTTGGCGCGCCTTTTGTATGTCTGTCTTGGCTATAGCCTTTAGAGTGTTATCTGAGCGAGGGCCGAGCATAAAGACGAGGATCGAGTTGAACGACCTTGCGGTTGCTGGACTACGGTCGAGGGTCTCGCGGCTGCTTCAGATCCGATCACAAAATCAGCCGATTACAACTTCTCCTTGTACTCCTCGTACCAGGCCATCTGAATCTCTTCGAGCTTACCCTCGTTCGAGGCCTTGGGATCATCGGAGAACCCCGGCAGTTCCATAACCATCTTGTGCAGGTCAGTGAACCGCACTTGTAGCGGATCAACGTCAGGGTGGGTCTCGGCCAGCAAAATTCCGATATCTTCAGCGCTATCCCAGGTGAGTTGCGGGGGCATGGCTCTCCTTGCTGACCAAAAGGGGCAGGGTTGGAGCGTCGAGCAGAGCAGCAAAACGCAAGATCCTTCGACTCGGCGCCCGCGGCCCACAAAAACGCGGGTCGGAAAACCAAGACGGGCGCGTCGCTCAGGAGGACAGCGGTAGGGCGGTTTTGCTGCACCCTACTGCTCCCCACCCTCCGAAACGTAATTCCGATTCCACGCCGGTATCTCGACCACGATTTCTCCTGGCTTCTCGATCACGCATTGGCAGCCTAGACGGGAATTCAATCGCAGATCGGCGGCCATGTCGAGACGGTCGGCTTCATCATCCTCCATGCTGCTGAGCAACTCCGACCCCTGCTTTACCCAGATGTGACATGTCGTGCAGGCACAGTTTCCGCCGCATGCATGTTCCAGGTGGATGCCGTGGTTTAGCGCCACATCCAGGATCGATTCCGGCTTGCCGTGGTCTTTGTACGGCAGGTTGCCGTGTTCGAACTCCACCACTTTGCCTTCCGGGAGAAAGGTGACGCGAGCGCAGTTGGGCCCGGGCGCCTCCACCGTGGCTGTGTTCGCTTCGTTTGTGTTCTCCTGAGACATGCTTATCGTCCTAAAGAAATCTTCGCGACGCTCATCGCTCCGTCTTGAACTCGGCCGGCGCAAAGGGATGCGGCGCGGAGGGGCCTTCACCGACTTCCACCTGCTCGAAGGTTTTGCCCTTGAGGGCAGAAGACACGGCCTCATCCATCATCAGTTCCGCGAGATGCATGGTTCCCTGGTTCAGAGCGTCAATCGCTTTGCGGATGGCCGCGTACTCGTCGCCTTCCATCACCGCGCGCAGGGCCTTCTCCAGTTTCTCCACGCGCTTGCGCTCATCGGCAGTGAGCTGCTGCCAGCCGGGGCCCGACCGTCCCTTAGCGAGAGCAGAAAGTATGGTGTCGGCGTCGTTGCGGGCCTCGATCACCTGGCGGCGGCGGAAATCCTCCTCGGCGTTGTCGAAGGAATCGAGAATCATGCTCTCGACCTGGTCATCCGTGAGCCCGTAGCTGGGCTGAACCGCGATCTGAGCTTCCTTCCCGCTGCGCTGCTCACGGGCCGCGACATTCAGAATGCCATTGGCATCGATCAGAAATCGCACCTCGATGCGCGGCAGCCCCGCCGGCATAGGCGGAATCCCCTTCAGATCGAAGCGCGCCAGCGAGCGGCAATCAGCCGCCAGTTCCCGTTCTCCCTGCAAAACGTGAATCGCAACGTTCGTTTGACCGTCTACGCCGGTCGTGAAGTGCTCGGTCGCGGATGCTGGAATTGTTGAATTCCGCTGAATGATCTTGGCTACCACGCCGCCCAGCGCCTCGATGCCGAGCGAGAGCGGAGTAACGTCAAGCAGCAGCATCTCTTCGGTGGCTTCTGATCCGCCCGCAAGAATATTGGCTTGCACCGCTGCTCCCAGGGCGACTACTTCGTCCGGGTTCAGCTCAGAGTGCGGCACGCGCTGAAATAGTTCCTCAACCAGTTGCCGGACGCGCGGAATGCGCGTCGAACCGCCAACCAACACAACTTCCTCGATCTGCTCCGGCCGCAGCCCGGCGTCTTTTAGCGCCTGCTTGCAGGGCGCGACCGTGCGCTGGAAGATCGGTTCTGCTAACTGAATGAACTGCTCGCGGCTGATC
The sequence above is drawn from the Terriglobales bacterium genome and encodes:
- a CDS encoding EamA family transporter; translated protein: MSSSEQHRFRVILAFALVYVFWGSTYLGIRLAVQYLPPFVMTAVRFLIAGSLMLAYCALSGRKVRITAIEALRLAIIGILLLTCANATLARAELVVPSGLAALIVAIIPLWFLVLETWVFHGDRVSGKGIAGLGLGIAGIVVLLWPQLTATSALGTKELVYSLALVAASLAWALGSSFSKRWQKGINPFVASGWEMVFGGAVNLVLAFALGEPRRAVWSPKGIGALAYLVVFGSWVGFSAYIWLLQHVQMSKVSTYAYVNPVVAVFLGWIVLQERVDAYILAGSATIIAAVALVTRAEVKPKLGVIEEEPLPMVESTGD
- the iscX gene encoding Fe-S cluster assembly protein IscX, yielding MPPQLTWDSAEDIGILLAETHPDVDPLQVRFTDLHKMVMELPGFSDDPKASNEGKLEEIQMAWYEEYKEKL
- the galT gene encoding galactose-1-phosphate uridylyltransferase — encoded protein: MPELRKDPIVGRWVIISTDRAKRPTDFVRERVQNKGGFCPFCYGNESKTPPEVLAYRPSNNGGPPPRRDTPGWTVRVVPNKFPALGIEGNLNRQAEGMFDKMNGIGAHEVIIEGPDHNATLATLPDKRIEDVLWAFRDRILDLKQDRRFKYILIFKNHGEAAGASLEHSHSQLIALPILPKQVAEELEGAKQYYIYKERCVFCDVIRQESETGARVVGENADFLTIAPYAPRFPFETWILPKRHESSYENSSSSMYENLARSIKTLLNKADLVLDTPAYNLVLHTSPVQDPQNDHYHWHIEFMPKLTKTAGFEWGTGFYINPTPPEEAARFLREASIETPQTVGV
- a CDS encoding YraN family protein; the protein is MPTRVLEIAVKLADRIVSALPGRSQPQNRPQHLLTAEAGEDAAYFYLSRLGYRIVARRYHSSRVRGDIDLIGWDGDVLCFVEVKTRTTRSVMPAEAAVNHAKKRYLSRLAQEYLRRLPVIPAFRFDILSVYCENQTSTPEFHLYKNAFPLV
- a CDS encoding acetyl ornithine aminotransferase family protein, producing MSTKTLVPVGPNIRTALPGPNAKRVLEGDATYISPSYTRSYPLVAKRGHGVMVEDVDGNEFLDLAAGIAVCSTGHCHPEVVKAIQEQSAELIHMSGTDFYYEHMITLAERLSKIAPMPGPHKFYYGNSGAEAIEAAIKVARYHTKRQNIIAFYGAFHGRTMGALSLTASKPQQKRRFSPLMPGVTHVRFPNAYHDCATGTQDADQYALECARFIEEKLFKTSLPPEEVAAIFVEPIQGEGGYVVAPTVFLQELRKICDRHGILLVGDEVQSGVGRTGKWWAIEHSGVQPDIVCIAKGIASGMPLGITMTRGEIMDWIPGSHASTFGGNPVAIAAALATLDVLERQGMKNAAAVGDHMMERMRTWPSTVPLVGEVRGRGLMIGVEIVSDKRQRTAAPELRDKIVQAAFLKGLLILGCGPNTVRVAPPLIITREQADVAMDIMEDCLKEVAKHA
- the hscA gene encoding Fe-S protein assembly chaperone HscA, yielding MSDERVVGIDLGTTNSLVAFMQGNEPVVIPGEDGSSLVPSVVALDSAGQIIVGSPARKHLIETPERAVYSVKRLMGRGVEDIQEELKLFPFRLAEDLQPGEVLRIKLGDKDFTPPEISAFILRQLRRNAERYFGAPVRKAVITVPAYFNDAQRQATKDAGRIAGLEVLRLVNEPTAASLAYGLDKKKNGIIAVYDLGGGTFDISILKLHDGIFEVIATNGDTHLGGDDIDNLLISIALDDIQGDLGVDVRRNAGVVQAIRKAVIEAKIRLSSEPEATLDVELPAGKKYQRTISREQFIQLAEPIFQRTVAPCKQALKDAGLRPEQIEEVVLVGGSTRIPRVRQLVEELFQRVPHSELNPDEVVALGAAVQANILAGGSEATEEMLLLDVTPLSLGIEALGGVVAKIIQRNSTIPASATEHFTTGVDGQTNVAIHVLQGERELAADCRSLARFDLKGIPPMPAGLPRIEVRFLIDANGILNVAAREQRSGKEAQIAVQPSYGLTDDQVESMILDSFDNAEEDFRRRQVIEARNDADTILSALAKGRSGPGWQQLTADERKRVEKLEKALRAVMEGDEYAAIRKAIDALNQGTMHLAELMMDEAVSSALKGKTFEQVEVGEGPSAPHPFAPAEFKTER
- a CDS encoding 2Fe-2S iron-sulfur cluster-binding protein, with translation MSQENTNEANTATVEAPGPNCARVTFLPEGKVVEFEHGNLPYKDHGKPESILDVALNHGIHLEHACGGNCACTTCHIWVKQGSELLSSMEDDEADRLDMAADLRLNSRLGCQCVIEKPGEIVVEIPAWNRNYVSEGGEQ